In Plasmodium vivax chromosome 14, whole genome shotgun sequence, the genomic window gaaaaacaaaaaaaaacaaaaaaaagcaaaaaaaaacaacccaaACGTGCAGTCAAACGAGGGACATTTgattgtttttccctttttctatttttcctttttttttgcatttcacattttttgtcatcattaaaaaaaaaagtttgtaACATCCCTTAACTTAAGTAATGCCCCCTTAATGGTGAACGCGCAACCCCGTGTATAATACTTACCTCACAGAAGCGAAACCAAATTGGAGATGTACCAACTTTTCAAGTGGCAGTCATCATcgccattaaaaaaaaaaagaaacaatcTCATGTTTATTCACGTGCGCATATTACATACATCCATATGTACGTGTATGCCAGCAGTATAACGATATGATAATTTATCAGCCAGAGCAATGGAAACGAGTGTTCCTAATTTAGTGAGAAAGGTATTAGCAAACTAGCAGTGGTAGTCCGAACAGAAAAGGCCAAGCGCTTTGGCGCTGATGAATATAAACAGCAAAATGTACGAACGCCCAGATAAAACGACTCAAAAGTGTATGCCAGCGTTTACTATGCGACGAATTAGCCGTAAACTTATGCATGCgtaaatgtatacataaatCAATCTGCATTTAGCGTTTAAAGCGGGCTAGCAGATTTTAGCAAAGGTTAGCAGGTTttagcacatttttgcacattttttcaattttttgcaatttttttaagtatcGGTGGCCCCTTCACCATCTTTTCGAAATGGTACTTACGTTCGTTCTGCTCACCGTGTAGGGAGAAGCGCACATTTCGACAAGTTCCCTTCCTGCACAGCCATGCACAGTTTGGGAGGGCCGCTCAGGAAAAGCGTTTATGCGTATAaagtatgcacatgtgcgtacACATATGTCCGTTTAGCGCCATTAAGAAATAACGTGGACGGGGGGAGTAGCGTTTtgcaaggggggaagagaagACGTGGCGTCCGACAAGCGTCAaaatatacgtacatatatatatattaatacatacatgcgaACATACCATTCTGCTCGCGCGAAGCCATTCAAGTGACTGACTCAAGGTAGCAACGGGGGCGGAGAGAAAGGCAGTTATGCGCCATTCTTTTTGACCCTCGAAAGGCCATTCGTCCATTCGTACAACGCGAACGGATCAGCCGCTTTATCGTTGAGAATTTATCGAAGACTTGTTTTTAGTCCTCACGTGGCGCACCTTATTTCCTTGTCTTccgcgtaatttttttacattacattacattacttttttttttttttttgtcgtaaTTGAGTAATTTTATCGAGCAAGCCTTTACGCGCCGTCATCTGGGTCCCTTGCGAAATGTGAACTGTTCACCAAGTGCCTATGCTTATGTCTTCTTGAGATTGCACATTTGTACGTATGTGTGGACAGCTTCACGACCGCTAAACCGCATGACCGCGTGAGCGTAGGTGGCACTCCGAGCGCAACCGCGGTGAAGGTGTCTGAAGGAGGCGAGTTCTGGATGTCCACCCGCTTCACCCGAGTTAATGAGCACAGTGTGACAGCGACGTGGGGCCAGCGTGACAGAGACGTAAGGTCTACGTGACGGAGACGCCCAAAGCAGTGCCAAGAACATGCCAGCCCAAAATGATAGACGCcctgtacatttttttcataaacgGGCAATTGCTAATACAGAGGAACTACCGAAACGTGACGAGGAAAAACGACCTGAGCCACTACATAAACAAGTACATAAAAACGAAGAGATTCTTCGAGCACCCAATAATCGAAATAAACAACGTCTTCTTCCTAAACGTGAGCATAAACGAAATTGTCATAACGGTTCTGACCAGGAGCAACTCCAACATCTGCCTCATCTTCAActttatatacaaatttatagaaatattaaattacttttttaacaaCGAAATTTCGGGCATAAATATAGTTAACAACTTTGTCTTGATTTACGAAATATGTGATGAAATAATTGACTACGGATATCCACAAACGTTGGAAGtgaacattttgaagaatagCCTCCTGAATAAGGTGAAATATTACAGCAGGACTTCTAAATATTTTCAGAAGCTGTCAAATGAGCTACGGAACCCCAACTGTGTGATTGAAGATATTGTTCATGACACGAATATACAAAATCAGAATGAGGGGCTGcatatgaaatattataatggAAATAGCAAAGATTCGTACAAAAAGAGTAGCTTAAAAAATACCAATAGTTACGaattgaatgaaaaaaataaactaaaatATATAGGGAAGGAAACGCTAAAccgaattaaaaataaaataattaacaataCGAAACCAacgaataattttaattacataacGGGGAACTGCACTTGGAGAAACAAcaacatttattataaaaaaaatgaaatatacaTCGACATACTGGAAATACTGAATGTTACAATAAATAGCAACAATTTGATTTATGCCCACATCAATGGAAAGGTCACACTGAAATGCTTCCTCTCAGGGATGCCCATATGTGAACTAAGCACAAACAATAGGATTAACCTTCTTAACAATGTCGGTAATGCCTCTAGCGGGAATAATCCCTCTGGTGGGAATAATCACCCCAATAATGCGGCCTCCGCGAATAGTGGCTCGAAAAATGccggaaagggaaaattcCATCAAAGCAACAGCAAGAGGAAAAGCACAagtgaggaaaaagaaacggaCGATATTATTATCGACAATTGCATTTTTCACCACTGTGTGACGCTCTCCAAGTATGAAAATAGCAAACTCATTACCTTCACCCCCCCGGATGGTACATTTGAACTGATGAAATATACCATTACCAAAAATATTCAGATACCCTTTCACATTATAGCTATATATAACCCTATACTGCAGTACTCCAAATCGTTGGAGAGAAAATTCTCCCTCAAAAAACTCACAAATAATAGCAAAAGTGTCTATGgggattataaaaatacaaacaggTACGAATACGCCGTTACCATTAAATCGAATTATAAGGGAAGTATGCATGCCACGGATGTTGTGATAAAAATTCCTATTTATAAGTTCTCTGAAAATGTTGAGGTGAAATATAAATCGACTGGAAAAACGGAATTTAATAACATCGAGGGAATCGTCACCtggagaattaaaaaattctcGAGCTCAAGTGAACATAGCATTAAGATATACTTAACGCTGGAAAATCAAAACCAAATTTACTCCAATATGAATAACACACAGAAGGTGGATGACTTGTCTAAGGTTGTTTTACAAGTGCACAAAGTTAAGAATATGAATACGGTGAAGTTTTTAAATACCTACAAAATGCCCATCACGCTAAGTTTTAAAATCCCCATGTTTACTTCCAGTGGCATGTATATCAGATACCTTAAAGTTTTCGAAAAATCGAACTATAAAATTATCAAGTGGATTAAATACTTAACCGAGTCTGGTATATACCAGTACAAGTGAAACAaatttgtgatttttttttttttttttttttttaaagtgcatACTCCCCATGCGCATGGACGCATGGGTGTGTATTTATTGGCGCGGATCCACCCCAAGGCGGACGAACTCGAGCGCAACGTACGGGGGTATACATAGAGAcgacatatatatgtacatatatatataccccATTCGTATGCGCCGTGTGCGCAAATTTTTAGTTATACCATACCCGGCTTCCTCATTCTGAGGGGTGATCCGCCTGCTCCATGTTTCACATCCCCCCTGTGGTTACCCCCGAATCGGACTTTCGTGTGCCCCCCGTGCACACCTGTCGTTTTAGCGAATTTtggatttttcaaatgtcGCCCCCTTCTCTCCCAGTGGCATATAACTACATATGTTTGTCTACATACATCTTTGTATACCCATGCGTttgtgtgtacatgtgtgcTTATGCATTACGTGTGTTTATGCATTATGTGTGCTTATGCATTATGTGTGTACTTTTGTAcatatgcaatttttttccacgtttCTGCACACGCTGTTTTcctcccatttgtttttgcactttttaatGTGATTATTATTTCCTGCTCAATGCGAAGTGTATTTATGATTTATGTGATCCAATCCCACGCCGATGGGCTGCGCAAATTCCCGATTTCGAAGCTCAAATTGTGGGCATCcatccattttggggggcaGTTAtacctcccctttttttttcaccacacCGCTTGCGCGTAGATATGCTTATGTGAGTATAaacacatacgtacataaatACGCGCGTAAGAAATAGGTATGAACATTTAGGGAAGGTTGCTCATTTCGCGTTGTGCAGTGCGCACGTTGATGCGTTATATGTATGAGCATATAAATgggcatacatatacatacagcCCACCTGCGCGTGACAACGTTTATGTGAAAGTAAAAACGTTGAttatcatatttataaaatttgtttttgataaattttcttaagacgttttttttctttttttaatattaacattttagttaaaaaaaaattaacaaaaaaaaaaaaaaggaaaatatataaaaatgtattaaaaataaaaaaaaaaaactcgtaACATTTTGgtaaagctttttttttttttttttttttttttcttttggatGGGTGTATATCACTGTGTGgcgtaaacatttttatg contains:
- a CDS encoding clathrin coat assembly protein AP50, putative (encoded by transcript PVX_123590A); amino-acid sequence: MIDALYIFFINGQLLIQRNYRNVTRKNDLSHYINKYIKTKRFFEHPIIEINNVFFLNVSINEIVITVLTRSNSNICLIFNFIYKFIEILNYFFNNEISGINIVNNFVLIYEICDEIIDYGYPQTLEVNILKNSLLNKVKYYSRTSKYFQKLSNELRNPNCVIEDIVHDTNIQNQNEGLHMKYYNGNSKDSYKKSSLKNTNSYELNEKNKLKYIGKETLNRIKNKIINNTKPTNNFNYITGNCTWRNNNIYYKKNEIYIDILEILNVTINSNNLIYAHINGKVTLKCFLSGMPICELSTNNRINLLNNVGNASSGNNPSGGNNHPNNAASANSGSKNAGKGKFHQSNSKRKSTSEEKETDDIIIDNCIFHHCVTLSKYENSKLITFTPPDGTFELMKYTITKNIQIPFHIIAIYNPILQYSKSLERKFSLKKLTNNSKSVYGDYKNTNRYEYAVTIKSNYKGSMHATDVVIKIPIYKFSENVEVKYKSTGKTEFNNIEGIVTWRIKKFSSSSEHSIKIYLTLENQNQIYSNMNNTQKVDDLSKVVLQVHKVKNMNTVKFLNTYKMPITLSFKIPMFTSSGMYIRYLKVFEKSNYKIIKWIKYLTESGIYQYK